A window of the Verminephrobacter eiseniae EF01-2 genome harbors these coding sequences:
- a CDS encoding AraC family transcriptional regulator, protein MTASLVVGAISLEATRLAANRLGVLLRGSRCGEIVRELASARTIRSAETLIPSARRTASLLHFTSLLEIAAKESGRIHLGLDMAGADPPHEVGIVSGLFLYASTVGQALEDLVRFFPIIQTGTTVRLACEQGIARFIYSIQDPSISDRLQDAAYTLGKICRSLRRATGDAWSLEQVTMAMPAPASLQAYTRFFRAPVVFNAQATALCFPAAFLALPIRTANAERYGNFCAGMAKALPANEDPGLLEDALRAWMKQVLRESGATLEHAAADFGITPRTLQRRLRGLGIGFVDLRAQVRMETARRMLVDSHLSVTCIAEQLGFSEPSAFTRAFRRHTRQSPRAFRQAAACLPGGAARDMRGDCRVQSSFLRMPGLS, encoded by the coding sequence ATGACAGCCAGTCTCGTCGTGGGGGCGATCAGCCTCGAAGCAACCCGGTTGGCTGCGAACCGGCTTGGAGTGCTGCTGCGCGGCAGCCGGTGCGGGGAGATCGTGCGCGAGCTTGCCAGCGCCCGCACGATCCGCAGTGCCGAGACCCTGATCCCGTCCGCGCGACGCACCGCCTCGCTGCTGCACTTTACGAGCCTGCTCGAAATCGCGGCCAAGGAAAGCGGGCGCATTCACCTGGGCCTGGACATGGCCGGGGCCGATCCGCCGCACGAGGTTGGCATCGTGAGCGGCCTGTTCCTCTACGCATCGACCGTGGGCCAGGCGCTGGAAGATTTGGTGCGGTTCTTTCCCATCATCCAGACCGGCACGACAGTCCGGCTCGCCTGCGAACAGGGCATCGCGCGTTTCATCTACAGCATCCAGGACCCGAGCATCAGCGACCGGTTGCAAGACGCGGCCTACACGCTCGGCAAGATCTGCCGGTCGCTGCGCCGGGCCACGGGCGATGCGTGGTCGCTCGAGCAGGTGACGATGGCGATGCCTGCCCCGGCCTCGTTGCAGGCCTACACCCGCTTCTTCCGTGCCCCGGTGGTTTTCAACGCACAAGCCACCGCGCTGTGCTTTCCCGCAGCGTTTCTTGCGCTGCCCATTCGCACCGCCAACGCCGAGCGCTACGGCAACTTCTGCGCAGGCATGGCCAAAGCCTTGCCGGCAAACGAAGACCCCGGCCTGCTGGAAGATGCGCTTCGGGCCTGGATGAAGCAGGTGCTGCGCGAGTCGGGCGCCACGCTCGAACACGCGGCGGCCGACTTCGGCATCACGCCACGCACGCTGCAGCGGCGCTTGCGCGGCCTGGGCATCGGCTTTGTCGATCTGCGCGCGCAGGTGCGCATGGAGACCGCGCGCCGCATGCTCGTCGACAGCCACCTGTCGGTGACGTGCATCGCCGAGCAGCTCGGCTTCAGCGAACCCAGCGCCTTCACGCGCGCTTTCCGCCGGCACACGCGCCAGAGCCCACGCGCGTTCCGCCAGGCCGCAGCGTGCCTTCCCGGAGGTGCCGCGCGCGACATGCGCGGCGATTGTCGCGTCCAGTCAAGTTTTCTCCGGATGCCCGGGCTAAGCTGA
- a CDS encoding ABC transporter substrate-binding protein, whose protein sequence is MRHALKAVAVSAMMSAMMSAMVSAMVSAMVSAMMSPGGAHAATPADTLVIARDISAFLSLDPQEAFEIASGDTLNNLYLRLVQHDPRDFRKIIPGAAERWEASADGRQVVFKIRSGLKFQSGNPLTAEDAAFSLRRGVLLGKPPSIILRQFGWSKDNVGQKVRAEGDRLIVSFDRPYALDLVLSAFSAAIASVVDSKLVMANARNGDLGNAWLRTRSAGAGAYRLLEWKAKDAVVIEAFPGYAGGAAPRIRRVIVRHVAEAAAQRLLLDKGDVDVAADLNPDQVRAIASNPDLKVVQVPRDTVFYLALNQANPTLAKPEVWQAARWLVDYDGIANQLFRGQYKVNQAPVAQGMAGALPERPYKLDVAKAKALLAKAGLGGGFTVSVDAMAATPYREIAQSLQSTFGQAGIVLDLRVAEPSQVLTRYRERRHDMIVFVWSPDYSDPSSTIEFFARNTDNGAGVANKNAAWRNHWLIPQLTVETEQASREIDPPARVQRYGHLQRVLRDDSPFVFMMQKDDPVAMRKNVQNYGGGVTFDSTHYHIIEKK, encoded by the coding sequence ATGAGACATGCCCTGAAAGCCGTGGCCGTCTCGGCCATGATGTCGGCCATGATGTCGGCCATGGTATCGGCCATGGTATCGGCCATGGTATCGGCCATGATGTCGCCGGGCGGCGCGCACGCCGCCACGCCGGCGGACACGCTCGTGATCGCGCGCGACATCAGCGCTTTCCTCTCGCTCGATCCGCAAGAGGCGTTCGAGATTGCCTCCGGCGACACGCTGAACAACCTCTATCTGCGGCTGGTGCAGCACGACCCGCGCGATTTCCGGAAGATCATCCCGGGTGCCGCCGAGCGTTGGGAGGCTTCGGCCGACGGCCGGCAGGTGGTGTTCAAGATCCGGTCCGGGCTGAAGTTCCAGTCCGGCAATCCGCTCACGGCCGAGGACGCAGCGTTCTCGCTGCGCCGTGGGGTGCTACTGGGCAAGCCGCCGTCGATCATCCTGCGCCAGTTCGGCTGGTCCAAAGACAACGTCGGGCAGAAGGTGCGCGCCGAAGGCGACAGGCTGATCGTCTCGTTCGACCGGCCCTATGCGCTCGATCTCGTGCTCAGCGCGTTCAGCGCCGCCATCGCCTCGGTGGTCGATAGCAAACTGGTCATGGCCAACGCGCGCAATGGCGACCTCGGCAACGCCTGGCTGCGCACCCGCTCGGCGGGCGCCGGCGCCTACAGGCTGCTCGAATGGAAGGCCAAGGATGCCGTGGTGATCGAAGCCTTCCCCGGCTACGCGGGCGGCGCCGCGCCGCGCATCAGGCGTGTGATCGTGCGGCATGTGGCGGAGGCGGCGGCGCAACGGCTGCTGCTGGACAAGGGCGATGTCGATGTCGCCGCCGACCTCAACCCCGACCAGGTGCGGGCCATCGCCTCGAACCCGGATCTGAAGGTGGTGCAGGTGCCGCGCGACACGGTGTTCTACCTGGCGCTGAACCAGGCCAACCCGACCCTCGCCAAGCCCGAGGTCTGGCAGGCCGCGCGCTGGCTGGTCGACTATGACGGCATCGCCAACCAGCTCTTTCGCGGCCAGTACAAGGTCAACCAAGCGCCGGTGGCGCAGGGCATGGCCGGCGCCCTGCCGGAGCGGCCGTACAAGCTCGATGTCGCCAAGGCCAAGGCGCTGCTCGCCAAGGCGGGGCTGGGCGGCGGCTTTACGGTGTCGGTCGACGCGATGGCGGCCACCCCCTACCGCGAGATCGCGCAGTCGCTGCAATCGACCTTCGGCCAGGCCGGCATCGTGCTCGACCTGCGCGTGGCCGAGCCCTCGCAGGTGCTGACCCGCTACCGCGAGCGCCGCCACGACATGATCGTGTTCGTCTGGTCGCCGGACTATTCGGACCCGAGCTCGACCATCGAGTTCTTCGCGCGCAACACCGACAACGGCGCAGGCGTTGCCAACAAGAACGCCGCCTGGCGCAACCACTGGCTGATTCCGCAACTGACCGTCGAGACCGAGCAGGCTTCGCGCGAGATCGATCCGCCGGCGCGCGTGCAGCGCTACGGCCAC
- a CDS encoding dimethylarginine dimethylaminohydrolase family protein, producing the protein MTFNLRNRREDGSTPVLDTWGANSDYGLLRDVLLGPAENYQWLETSSLSKKSLRTGLRFDADVACRQHAEMVDAYRSAGVTVHFHAADPELPYQIFARDSSVMTPYGAVITNMAQWWRRGENFRAIETYQRLGIPIYDYVTAGTFEGGDFDIIEPDCVLIGWEGVEGRSQEQGALQLKRWFEKEGWEVRLCGIDPYYVHIDLMVVMLAPKLAAVCLETIDPGVVDWLQGKGIEIVAVPFKDTMMLGCNVVALGSDRVLLPNSSHFLKERLKALGLQVYDPEIDMIANGGGGVHCMCQPLRRDPV; encoded by the coding sequence ATGACGTTCAATCTCAGAAATCGGCGTGAGGATGGCAGCACGCCGGTGCTCGATACATGGGGTGCCAATAGCGACTATGGATTGCTGCGCGACGTGCTGCTTGGCCCGGCCGAAAATTACCAGTGGCTCGAGACGAGCTCGCTGTCGAAGAAGAGTCTGCGCACTGGCCTGCGTTTCGATGCAGACGTAGCGTGCCGACAACATGCGGAGATGGTCGACGCCTATCGTTCGGCGGGCGTGACGGTGCATTTCCATGCGGCGGATCCCGAACTGCCTTATCAGATTTTTGCCCGGGATTCGTCCGTCATGACGCCCTACGGTGCGGTGATCACCAATATGGCTCAGTGGTGGAGACGCGGGGAGAACTTCCGCGCGATCGAGACATATCAGCGGCTCGGTATCCCGATCTACGACTACGTCACCGCCGGCACGTTCGAAGGCGGCGACTTCGACATCATCGAACCGGACTGCGTGCTGATCGGCTGGGAGGGCGTCGAGGGCCGCTCGCAGGAGCAAGGCGCGCTGCAACTCAAAAGATGGTTCGAGAAGGAGGGCTGGGAAGTGCGCTTGTGCGGCATCGACCCGTATTACGTTCACATCGATCTGATGGTCGTGATGCTGGCGCCCAAACTCGCTGCGGTATGTCTCGAAACGATCGATCCAGGCGTCGTCGACTGGTTGCAGGGCAAGGGCATCGAGATCGTCGCCGTGCCGTTCAAGGACACGATGATGCTCGGCTGCAATGTCGTCGCGCTTGGCAGCGACCGTGTGCTGTTGCCCAACAGCAGTCACTTTCTGAAGGAGCGTTTGAAAGCCCTTGGCTTGCAGGTCTACGACCCTGAGATCGACATGATCGCGAATGGCGGTGGCGGCGTGCACTGCATGTGCCAGCCTTTGCGGCGTGATCCTGTTTGA
- a CDS encoding ABC transporter permease translates to MNAVNSTAFKRALLIAPLPLLLALLYGLPLAGVIGWSVTLPTPGLEQYRQVVTDPSIRDMLLRTLRLCLSSTVLAVAIGYLLSYCWVFASRPWQRVVEIAVFVPMWISVLVRAFGWLIALGNEGILNTLLMSVGLIHGPVQMTRNEFAVVVGMVHFMVPYAVFPLSSSMRQIDRRTLLAARGLGAGGLRTFWAVLVPQTLPGLLGAFLIVFVFCLGFFITPAILGGGQTTMIAEYVYLQMFQTNNWGLGAALSVVLLAFIGLMAALLMWASRVNKLVR, encoded by the coding sequence ATGAATGCCGTGAACTCCACCGCCTTCAAACGCGCATTGCTGATCGCACCGCTGCCGCTATTGCTGGCGCTGCTCTATGGTTTGCCGCTGGCCGGTGTGATCGGCTGGAGCGTCACTTTGCCGACGCCTGGCCTGGAGCAGTATCGGCAGGTGGTGACCGATCCATCGATTCGGGACATGCTGCTGCGCACGTTGCGGCTGTGCCTGTCCAGCACCGTTCTTGCGGTTGCGATTGGCTATCTGCTGTCGTATTGCTGGGTGTTCGCGTCGCGTCCATGGCAGCGTGTGGTGGAAATCGCGGTGTTCGTACCGATGTGGATTTCGGTCCTGGTGCGTGCATTCGGCTGGCTGATTGCGCTTGGCAACGAGGGCATTCTCAACACCTTGCTGATGAGCGTTGGCTTGATTCACGGGCCTGTGCAAATGACGCGCAATGAGTTTGCCGTGGTCGTTGGCATGGTGCATTTCATGGTGCCATATGCGGTCTTTCCGCTGTCTTCGAGCATGCGCCAAATCGACCGGCGCACGCTGCTTGCAGCACGCGGTTTGGGCGCCGGCGGCCTGCGCACCTTCTGGGCCGTGCTGGTGCCGCAGACGCTGCCCGGACTGCTTGGTGCCTTTCTGATCGTGTTCGTGTTCTGCCTTGGCTTTTTCATCACACCGGCCATTCTTGGCGGCGGACAGACCACCATGATCGCCGAATATGTTTATCTGCAGATGTTCCAGACCAACAACTGGGGTCTCGGTGCAGCGTTGAGCGTCGTGCTGCTGGCGTTCATAGGGCTGATGGCCGCGCTCCTGATGTGGGCGAGCCGCGTCAACAAACTGGTCCGTTGA
- a CDS encoding ABC transporter permease, with amino-acid sequence MDAKHTGHMSRSMAVFAIGFLLFPLLAVVPVSFTSKRYLSMPEGHWSLRHYAALFSSSDWMSSIVQSVLVAACASVIATVLAVTFSVGVWYVRSRIAKAMVALVLVPMVIPPVISAMVLYFMETKLGSWMPSAGYDTLPGVVIAHIVVITPYCVVTMLVALSPLDRRIELAARNLGAGLAQTTFMVVLPNLKLAIASTFFLGLALSWEEISVTLFVTSVNVNTVPRHIWTDLRDNISPGVAAISVLLLALTTAVLLGRMAVQHLAARRQTTH; translated from the coding sequence ATGGATGCCAAACATACCGGTCATATGAGCCGCTCCATGGCCGTCTTCGCCATCGGCTTTTTGTTGTTCCCGTTGCTCGCGGTGGTGCCCGTGTCGTTCACGTCAAAGCGCTACCTGTCGATGCCTGAGGGCCACTGGTCGCTGCGCCACTATGCCGCGTTGTTCAGCAGCAGCGACTGGATGTCCAGCATAGTCCAGAGCGTGCTGGTGGCGGCGTGCGCGAGCGTGATCGCGACGGTGCTCGCGGTGACATTCAGCGTGGGTGTCTGGTATGTGCGCTCACGCATCGCCAAGGCGATGGTGGCGCTCGTGCTGGTGCCGATGGTGATTCCGCCGGTGATTTCCGCGATGGTGCTGTATTTCATGGAGACGAAGCTGGGTTCGTGGATGCCGTCGGCCGGTTATGACACGCTGCCCGGCGTCGTGATCGCGCACATCGTGGTGATTACGCCGTACTGCGTGGTGACGATGCTCGTCGCGTTGTCCCCACTCGACCGGCGCATCGAGCTTGCCGCGCGCAATCTTGGGGCGGGGCTGGCGCAAACCACGTTCATGGTGGTGTTGCCGAACCTCAAATTGGCCATTGCGTCGACGTTTTTCCTCGGGCTTGCGCTGTCCTGGGAAGAAATTTCGGTGACGCTGTTCGTGACCAGCGTCAACGTCAATACCGTGCCGCGACATATCTGGACGGATCTGCGGGACAACATCAGTCCTGGCGTCGCGGCGATTTCCGTGCTGCTGCTTGCGCTCACGACGGCCGTGCTGCTCGGGCGCATGGCGGTGCAGCATCTGGCAGCACGCAGGCAAACCACGCACTGA
- a CDS encoding aminotransferase, with product MTKTESTAWHQDIAHVVHPYSNLDAHSTLGPTVIARGDGCYVYDEHGKRYIEGMSGLWCASLGFSEKRLVDAATRQLNTLPYYHLFSHRSHPPGIALAQALTAVAPEGLNHVLFSSSGSEANDAAVKLIWYYNNLLGRPQKKKIISRLHGYHGVTVASGSLTGLAHVHRDFDLPLPRVLHTDCPSHYHFGLPGESEPAFTQRITDNLEQLILEEGPETVAAFIAEPVSGAGGVIVPPAGYFERVQAILKKYDILFIVDEVITGFGRTGRMFGCETYGLQPDMMTVAKGLSGAYQPISGLLLTDAIHDTLRAGSRKHGAFAHGLTYAAHPVAAAVALETLHIYRDRDIVGHVREVAPYFLEKLDALAEHPLVGQVRGVGLIAAVEITADKAARKPFEPTAGMGAWIQNRTMEYGVIVRTIAHCVALCPPLISERQHIDELFGGLSRALDDALVHVRANK from the coding sequence ATGACCAAGACCGAGAGCACCGCCTGGCACCAGGACATCGCCCATGTGGTGCATCCCTATTCGAACCTCGATGCGCACAGCACGCTCGGCCCCACGGTCATCGCGCGCGGTGACGGCTGCTACGTCTACGACGAGCACGGCAAGCGCTACATCGAGGGCATGTCGGGCCTGTGGTGCGCATCGCTCGGCTTTTCCGAGAAGCGCCTGGTCGATGCGGCGACCAGGCAACTCAACACATTGCCCTACTACCACCTGTTCAGCCACCGTTCGCACCCGCCCGGCATCGCGCTGGCCCAAGCGCTCACGGCCGTCGCGCCCGAAGGTTTGAACCATGTGCTGTTCTCCAGCTCGGGTTCGGAGGCCAACGATGCCGCCGTCAAACTCATCTGGTACTACAACAACCTGCTGGGCCGTCCGCAGAAGAAGAAGATCATCTCGCGCCTGCACGGCTACCACGGTGTGACGGTGGCCTCGGGCAGCCTCACGGGTCTGGCGCATGTGCACCGCGATTTCGACCTGCCGCTGCCCCGCGTGCTGCACACCGACTGCCCGAGTCACTATCACTTCGGCCTGCCGGGCGAATCCGAGCCAGCGTTCACGCAGCGCATCACCGACAACCTGGAGCAACTGATCCTCGAGGAAGGCCCCGAAACCGTGGCCGCCTTCATTGCGGAGCCGGTGAGCGGCGCGGGCGGCGTGATCGTGCCACCGGCCGGTTACTTCGAGCGCGTGCAGGCGATTCTGAAGAAATACGACATTCTTTTCATCGTCGACGAAGTCATCACCGGTTTCGGCCGCACCGGACGGATGTTCGGCTGCGAAACCTACGGCCTCCAACCCGACATGATGACCGTGGCCAAGGGTCTGTCGGGGGCCTACCAGCCGATCTCGGGCCTGCTGCTGACGGACGCCATCCACGACACGCTGCGGGCCGGCAGCCGCAAGCACGGCGCCTTTGCCCACGGCCTGACCTATGCGGCGCACCCGGTGGCGGCTGCGGTGGCGCTCGAGACGCTGCACATTTACCGCGATCGCGACATCGTCGGCCATGTGCGCGAGGTGGCGCCGTACTTCCTGGAAAAGCTCGATGCATTGGCCGAGCATCCGCTGGTCGGACAGGTGCGCGGCGTCGGTCTGATCGCGGCCGTGGAGATCACGGCCGACAAGGCCGCCCGCAAGCCCTTCGAGCCGACGGCCGGCATGGGCGCATGGATCCAGAACCGGACCATGGAATACGGCGTGATCGTGCGCACCATCGCCCATTGCGTGGCGCTGTGCCCGCCGTTGATTTCCGAGCGCCAGCATATCGACGAACTGTTCGGCGGGCTCTCGCGTGCGCTCGACGATGCGCTGGTGCATGTGCGCGCGAACAAGTAA
- a CDS encoding ABC transporter substrate-binding protein, translating to MDKHHPSDCIEILMDRAREGKISRRRFVKAMGMLAVLPAAMRAGVGFAQGKQLVVVNWGGDAIDAYRKSWADEFSRSSGIPVKIDGSGPTDGAIRAQAASGRPSWDVVDAEPYTALSLGRAGICQPLDYTVIERNKVAPGFAHDYGIASYLFSYVMAWDSRKYGAKGPRTWADFWNVQAFPGKRTLFKWMNGMLEAALLADGIAPSALYPLDVPRALRKLDELKPHILAYWGSGAESQQLMVNGDVSVGAIWNTRAGLLEQDSDGRIQWGYDNAFVTPSYWAVLKNNPAGAQPAMRFIAYAQDPKTQVELFKLTGNSPANPAARALIPADLRARDCGSPENLAKQIRLNGDWYADHYAAALEQYLRRLAK from the coding sequence ATGGATAAGCACCACCCAAGTGACTGCATCGAGATTCTCATGGATCGTGCACGCGAGGGCAAAATCAGCCGCCGCCGTTTCGTCAAGGCAATGGGCATGCTGGCGGTGCTGCCGGCCGCGATGCGGGCGGGAGTCGGCTTTGCGCAGGGCAAGCAGCTTGTCGTGGTGAACTGGGGCGGCGATGCGATCGATGCGTACCGCAAATCCTGGGCGGATGAGTTCAGCCGCAGCAGTGGTATTCCGGTGAAGATAGATGGCAGCGGTCCGACCGACGGCGCGATCCGGGCCCAGGCCGCAAGCGGCCGCCCGAGTTGGGACGTGGTTGATGCCGAACCATATACCGCGCTGTCGCTCGGGCGAGCCGGCATCTGCCAGCCGCTCGACTACACGGTCATCGAGCGCAACAAGGTGGCACCCGGTTTCGCCCACGACTATGGCATTGCGAGCTATCTCTTCAGCTATGTGATGGCATGGGACAGCAGGAAATACGGTGCCAAGGGACCGCGCACATGGGCCGATTTCTGGAACGTCCAGGCTTTTCCGGGCAAGCGCACATTGTTCAAATGGATGAACGGGATGCTGGAGGCGGCATTGCTCGCGGATGGCATCGCTCCATCGGCGCTGTATCCGCTGGACGTGCCGCGCGCGCTGCGCAAGCTCGATGAATTAAAGCCGCACATTCTCGCGTACTGGGGCTCGGGGGCAGAAAGCCAGCAGTTGATGGTAAATGGCGATGTGTCGGTTGGTGCGATCTGGAATACGCGCGCGGGGCTGCTGGAGCAGGACTCCGATGGCCGCATCCAATGGGGCTACGACAATGCGTTCGTCACGCCGAGCTACTGGGCCGTACTGAAAAACAATCCGGCGGGTGCGCAGCCGGCCATGCGGTTCATCGCATATGCACAGGATCCGAAAACGCAAGTCGAACTGTTCAAACTGACCGGCAACAGTCCGGCCAATCCGGCGGCGCGGGCGCTGATTCCCGCCGATCTGCGTGCGCGCGATTGCGGCTCGCCCGAGAACCTTGCCAAGCAGATTCGTCTGAACGGTGATTGGTATGCGGACCACTATGCCGCCGCGCTCGAACAATATCTGAGACGGTTGGCCAAGTAG
- a CDS encoding NAD-dependent succinate-semialdehyde dehydrogenase, with amino-acid sequence MYETLSLYIDGEFLQGDGRVEQDVFDPATGERLGRLPHASRADLDRALAAAQRAFESWRTVSPMERSAILRKVAELSRARAQEIGRNITLDQGKPLAEAVGEVVRCADHCDWHAEEGRRIYGRVIAPRLPSVRQLVLREPIGVCAAFTPWNFPYNQAIRKIAAAVAAGCTIIIKGPEDSPSAVVTIARLFHEAGLPPGVLNVVWGVPSEVSEYLIASPIVRKVSFTGSVPVGKQIAALAGSHMKRITMELGGHSPVIVCDDADVERAAAMLATLKFTNAGQVCVSPTRFYIQEKVWDRFMARFTEASRGVKVGAGIAPGTTMGPLVHARRVSAMADFVQDARERGARIEVGGERIGDIGHFFAPTVIVAPPDDARIMQSEPFGPVAACVPFKALDEAIRRANSLPYGLASYAFTASSKSALRIQNGIEAGMVNINHFGHGLPELPFGGIKDSGIGSEGGTETFDGYLLTKLVTQMD; translated from the coding sequence ATGTACGAAACGCTTTCCCTTTACATCGACGGCGAGTTTCTCCAGGGCGACGGCCGCGTCGAGCAGGACGTGTTCGACCCGGCCACGGGTGAGCGGCTCGGCCGCCTGCCGCACGCCAGCCGCGCCGACCTCGACCGCGCACTTGCCGCCGCGCAGCGCGCCTTCGAGAGCTGGCGCACCGTGTCGCCGATGGAGCGCAGCGCCATCTTGCGCAAGGTTGCTGAACTCAGTCGTGCCCGCGCCCAGGAGATCGGCCGCAACATCACGCTCGACCAAGGCAAACCGTTGGCCGAGGCCGTGGGCGAGGTGGTGCGCTGCGCCGACCACTGCGACTGGCATGCGGAGGAGGGGCGCCGCATTTACGGCCGCGTCATTGCGCCGCGCCTGCCCAGCGTGCGGCAGTTGGTGCTGCGCGAGCCGATTGGCGTGTGCGCCGCATTCACGCCCTGGAACTTCCCGTACAACCAGGCCATCCGCAAGATCGCGGCCGCCGTTGCCGCAGGCTGCACGATCATCATCAAAGGGCCGGAGGATTCGCCCAGCGCGGTGGTGACCATCGCGCGCCTGTTCCACGAAGCCGGCCTGCCGCCGGGCGTGCTCAATGTGGTGTGGGGTGTGCCGAGCGAGGTGTCCGAATACCTCATTGCCTCGCCCATCGTGCGCAAGGTCTCGTTCACCGGCTCGGTGCCGGTGGGCAAGCAGATCGCAGCGCTGGCCGGCAGTCACATGAAGCGCATCACGATGGAACTGGGCGGGCACTCGCCGGTGATCGTCTGCGACGACGCCGACGTCGAGCGCGCCGCCGCCATGCTGGCCACCTTGAAGTTCACGAACGCAGGGCAGGTCTGTGTCTCGCCGACGCGCTTTTACATCCAGGAAAAGGTGTGGGACCGCTTCATGGCGCGCTTTACCGAGGCGAGCCGTGGCGTCAAGGTCGGCGCCGGCATCGCGCCGGGCACCACCATGGGCCCGCTGGTGCATGCGCGCCGCGTGAGCGCGATGGCGGACTTCGTGCAGGACGCCAGGGAGCGTGGCGCGCGCATCGAGGTCGGCGGCGAGCGCATCGGCGACATCGGCCACTTCTTCGCGCCGACGGTGATCGTCGCGCCGCCCGACGACGCGCGGATCATGCAGTCCGAGCCGTTCGGCCCGGTGGCGGCCTGCGTGCCGTTCAAGGCGCTCGATGAGGCCATCCGGCGCGCCAACAGCCTGCCCTACGGGCTTGCGTCATATGCATTCACCGCGTCGAGCAAGAGCGCGCTGCGCATCCAGAACGGCATCGAAGCCGGCATGGTGAACATCAACCACTTTGGCCATGGCCTGCCGGAACTGCCCTTCGGCGGCATCAAGGACAGCGGCATAGGCAGCGAAGGCGGCACCGAGACCTTCGACGGCTATCTGCTCACCAAGCTCGTGACGCAGATGGACTGA